CGCCACACCTCCCAGAACGGCCTTCAAGCACGTTCCCCGCGCTACCCTACTCAATTGAATGTTTGTCTGGATATGGGAGACAATCTACGTCCAGTCTACAACGAGCCTTGTCACAAGAAAACGAAAGTTGGGGAAGACGATTTGGCAGTGCCGATACAGCATCAGGAATCGGCTGGCTGCAGCCTGTCAGATTGTAGCGAAAGTTCCTGGTCTACAGAGGACTCGTGCAGTGTTAGTCGTCGCAGTAGTGCTACAACCCACGGGagtaagaagaacaacaacaacagtggaccTAAAGTGAATCGTAAGCGCAAAACCTCACCTACGTCTCACGGGCCCTCTTCTCCGGCCACAGTTATACCTCCAACTTCGCAGATTCCACGACAACGAATGGCTGCTAACGCCAGGGAACGTGACCGCACACACAGTGTGAACACAGCTTTTGTTACACTTCGAACATTAATCCCAACAGAACCAGCCGATCGCAAATTATCGAAAATCGAGACTTTGCGACTGGCAACCAGTTATATTGCTCATCTGAACACTGTATTAATGGTGGGATCGAACAGTATCGATCAGCCTTGTATTAAACACCAAGCAATGATAAGAGGACATGATATGCCAAAACCAGTGTGTACATTTTGTTTAAGTGCTTCCAGGAATCGACCGGTAAGTGGCGTTTTTTATTGCTTATTGATTGATAATTTCTAACTTGTGTaggaatagaaatttaattaccATCATTGTCTCTACATTGGTTTTTAACAGTAAAACATTTCTGATTTTGGTGGTTTGACAATTAATTCTTttgcatattttgtttaaaaaataactttaaaaaaaaaccccagtgttataatacacacacacacacagatagacatgcacacaaacacacacatggacattcCCACactcaccacacatacacacacaattcctATCGGAACAACtaaattaatatcaaaattttaacaatatttcttaattgtttgtgtttatccacTAAAAACATCGGAAGCCAACAATCACTTGGAGCAACCCAACACTTTAATTTCTTCCAGTTCTAATTGGATGAGAACAATGCTATTAACGAGAAGAGACTAAGCTGCTTGTTTTATGAAACAGTTTACAACTTGGAAGTGTTTCGTCATCGGTCGGATGAGTTATCATCTCTTTAACATTGTTGCTCTTCTCGTTAAGCTCAGCTTGT
This DNA window, taken from Octopus bimaculoides isolate UCB-OBI-ISO-001 chromosome 9, ASM119413v2, whole genome shotgun sequence, encodes the following:
- the LOC106871228 gene encoding transcription factor 15, which gives rise to MRHTSQNGLQARSPRYPTQLNVCLDMGDNLRPVYNEPCHKKTKVGEDDLAVPIQHQESAGCSLSDCSESSWSTEDSCSVSRRSSATTHGSKKNNNNSGPKVNRKRKTSPTSHGPSSPATVIPPTSQIPRQRMAANARERDRTHSVNTAFVTLRTLIPTEPADRKLSKIETLRLATSYIAHLNTVLMVGSNSIDQPCIKHQAMIRGHDMPKPVCTFCLSASRNRPYVPCSSKTDMRKDTWKGCDVGTVRFWT